The following proteins are co-located in the Flavobacterium sp. CECT 9288 genome:
- a CDS encoding tRNA-(ms[2]io[6]A)-hydroxylase, which produces MLGLKLVTDPRWVNIVESNIEEILTDHAWCEQKAASNAISLITQNSEKEELVTELMIIAREELEHLQMVHDLIKKKGLSLGRERKDHYVNELFKFMKKDGSRNDALCERLLFSAMIEARSCERFKVLSENIADPELAKFYRDLMISEAGHYTTFLGFAKKYADHVDVDKRWKEWIAFETSIIVNYGTSETIHG; this is translated from the coding sequence ATGTTAGGATTAAAATTAGTTACGGACCCAAGATGGGTGAATATAGTAGAGTCAAATATTGAGGAAATATTGACTGACCACGCTTGGTGTGAACAAAAAGCAGCATCGAACGCAATAAGTTTGATTACTCAAAATTCAGAAAAAGAAGAACTGGTAACTGAATTGATGATTATTGCTAGGGAAGAATTAGAGCATTTGCAAATGGTGCACGACTTGATTAAAAAGAAAGGGCTCTCGTTAGGGCGCGAGCGCAAGGATCATTATGTGAATGAATTGTTTAAATTCATGAAAAAAGATGGAAGTAGAAATGATGCCTTGTGTGAACGTTTGTTGTTTTCGGCTATGATTGAAGCAAGAAGTTGTGAGCGTTTCAAAGTGCTTTCGGAAAATATTGCCGATCCGGAATTAGCTAAATTTTATAGAGATTTAATGATTAGTGAAGCGGGACATTACACGACTTTTTTAGGATTTGCCAAAAAATATGCGGATCATGTAGATGTGGATAAACGCTGGAAGGAATGGATTGCCTTTGAAACTTCGATAATTGTGAACTATGGAACAAGTGAAACCATTCATGGCTAA
- a CDS encoding TolC family protein, whose translation MNKNAIFTVVFFLIFALVSAQENSWTLTKCMETALQNNIEIKIRQLEIKKTEKAQNSVLNRMLPSINLYGEQGYNFGSTIDPSTNGRVSSNIQNNNFYLNARTNLIDFSAFANAQKDKLNIALAKADVEVIENEYKLQILESYYQVLYIQELLKIQKEQLKQASFNLDRITKEVAIGSKPQSDLYDMQLSFSTEEIRNQETEQLYAIKKTELFQLMNSMDVKTDEVVLEPYFKGATKNSDYALFNPKIKLAELNYQNSLKSIRLERASNYPVLSAYYGYSTFYYKNLKQVNTNADSFFHQLEDNKNQQVGMQLSIPVFNGFRNNKKISASKIVGEKAKLLIEKEKQQVEKQVVLEEQNKRNYSQLQYKLIEKQKFARASFATTQSKFTSGKVEAIVYSSVKNQSLAADFEVLKNNLQLQYIDLKINLLRRNQL comes from the coding sequence ATGAATAAGAATGCAATTTTTACGGTAGTCTTTTTTTTAATTTTTGCTTTGGTAAGTGCTCAGGAAAATTCTTGGACACTTACTAAATGCATGGAAACAGCTTTGCAAAATAATATCGAAATAAAAATCAGACAACTTGAAATAAAAAAAACAGAAAAGGCCCAAAACTCAGTTTTGAATCGAATGTTACCCAGTATCAATTTATACGGTGAACAAGGCTATAATTTTGGTTCTACCATTGATCCGTCTACTAACGGAAGGGTGAGCTCTAACATTCAGAACAATAACTTTTATCTCAATGCCAGAACAAATTTAATTGATTTCAGTGCTTTTGCAAATGCACAAAAAGACAAATTAAATATTGCACTCGCCAAAGCGGATGTAGAAGTCATAGAAAATGAATACAAACTTCAAATTTTAGAAAGTTATTATCAAGTGCTATACATACAGGAGTTATTAAAAATCCAAAAAGAACAACTCAAGCAGGCTTCATTCAACTTGGACAGGATAACTAAAGAAGTTGCTATTGGGAGTAAACCCCAAAGTGATTTGTATGACATGCAATTGAGCTTTTCGACAGAAGAAATCCGAAATCAGGAAACAGAACAATTGTATGCTATAAAAAAGACAGAATTGTTTCAGTTGATGAATAGTATGGATGTGAAAACTGATGAAGTTGTATTAGAACCTTATTTTAAGGGAGCAACAAAAAATTCTGACTATGCGCTTTTTAACCCTAAAATTAAACTTGCCGAACTCAATTATCAAAATAGTTTGAAGTCAATTCGATTGGAAAGAGCCAGTAATTATCCAGTATTGTCGGCTTATTATGGATATTCTACTTTTTATTATAAAAATCTGAAACAAGTAAATACCAACGCAGATTCTTTTTTCCATCAATTAGAAGATAATAAAAACCAACAAGTTGGAATGCAATTGAGTATCCCTGTTTTCAATGGCTTTAGGAATAACAAAAAAATCAGTGCATCAAAAATAGTGGGGGAAAAGGCAAAACTGCTAATAGAAAAGGAAAAACAACAAGTAGAAAAACAAGTCGTCTTAGAAGAACAAAACAAGAGAAATTATTCACAACTTCAATATAAATTGATCGAGAAGCAAAAGTTTGCTAGAGCTTCTTTTGCTACTACACAATCTAAATTTACAAGCGGTAAAGTGGAAGCTATTGTATATTCCTCAGTGAAAAATCAATCACTTGCTGCTGATTTTGAAGTATTAAAAAATAATCTTCAATTGCAATATATTGATTTGAAAATAAACCTGTTGAGAAGGAATCAGTTGTAA
- a CDS encoding glycosyltransferase family 4 protein encodes MQSLLIIGFVWPEPNSSAAGGRMLQLISLYQKQGFKITFASPAQDSAFSTDLASLNVEKKTVLLNSSTFDAFIKELNPAVVLFDRFMIEEQFGWRVTENCPTAIRILDTEDLHCLRLARQKAFKENRVYTTQDLVVEEVAKREIASILRCDISLMISQYEIEILTTTFKIDQSLLLYLPLLLEPEVILNTATTPSFENRSDFTFIGNFLHEPNWNAVQYLKQTIWPLIKKQVPEAVCKIYGAYPSQKVLQLNNTKEGFLILGRAEDAQEVVKQARVVLAPLRFGAGIKGKLLEAMQCGTPSVTTTIGAESMHGDLPWNGFIQDNPELFANQAVSLYQNEKTWLTCQENGFEIIKQRYARTLFETEFNEQMQSIQKNLVQHRLNNFMGALLQHHTLKSTMYMSKWITEKNKN; translated from the coding sequence GTGCAATCACTCTTAATTATTGGTTTTGTTTGGCCTGAACCCAACTCCTCAGCTGCAGGTGGTAGAATGCTACAATTAATTTCGCTGTATCAAAAACAAGGATTTAAAATCACCTTTGCCTCTCCAGCACAAGACAGCGCTTTTAGTACGGATCTTGCGTCCCTAAACGTTGAAAAGAAAACAGTCCTTCTCAACTCGTCTACTTTTGATGCGTTTATCAAAGAGCTAAATCCGGCTGTAGTGCTCTTTGATCGCTTTATGATTGAAGAACAATTTGGCTGGCGTGTTACCGAAAATTGCCCTACTGCAATCCGAATATTAGATACCGAGGATTTACATTGTTTACGTCTTGCCAGACAAAAAGCTTTCAAAGAAAACCGAGTATACACAACCCAAGACTTAGTTGTTGAAGAAGTTGCAAAACGAGAAATTGCTAGTATTTTGCGCTGCGATATCTCCTTAATGATTTCTCAATATGAAATTGAAATTCTAACCACCACATTCAAAATTGATCAATCGCTACTACTCTACTTACCTCTTTTACTTGAACCTGAGGTAATTTTAAATACAGCCACAACACCATCCTTTGAGAACAGAAGCGACTTTACTTTTATTGGTAATTTTCTACACGAACCCAATTGGAATGCGGTTCAGTATTTAAAACAAACCATTTGGCCCTTGATTAAAAAACAAGTACCTGAAGCCGTTTGCAAAATTTACGGTGCCTATCCTTCCCAAAAAGTGCTGCAACTGAACAACACAAAAGAAGGATTCTTAATTTTAGGTCGCGCAGAGGATGCGCAAGAAGTAGTAAAACAAGCCCGAGTTGTTCTAGCACCCTTGCGTTTTGGCGCAGGAATAAAAGGAAAATTGCTCGAAGCCATGCAATGCGGTACACCTAGCGTAACTACTACAATTGGCGCCGAATCAATGCATGGTGATTTGCCATGGAATGGTTTTATCCAGGACAATCCCGAACTTTTTGCCAACCAAGCAGTATCGCTATATCAAAATGAAAAAACGTGGCTAACTTGTCAAGAAAATGGATTTGAAATAATTAAGCAACGCTATGCAAGAACATTATTTGAAACTGAATTCAACGAGCAGATGCAAAGCATACAGAAAAATCTAGTACAACACCGTTTGAACAATTTTATGGGGGCATTGCTACAGCATCACACCTTAAAAAGTACCATGTACATGTCAAAATGGATTACTGAGAAAAATAAAAACTAG